The sequence below is a genomic window from Croceicoccus marinus.
CGCAAGTCCTGGGGCCAAACGAAGCCATGTCCGAGATGGACATGCCGGGCATGGAAACCGCCCACTAAGGGCTGTCATGTGATGGCGGGCGAGCGGGCACACGCCTGCCCCGTTGGCGGCTCGCGCGGGCTGACCGATGGGGAGAAAGCACTGGTCGCATCGGTGTTCGGATCGGCCATCGATCCCGCACCGGTGACGATCCGGCGCGGCAAATGGTTCCCCCTGCAGCCGCGCAACACCGTGATGGCACCGTGCGGTCACATCCATTTCCCGGCCGACCACGGGCTTTATTGCGACGATTTTGCCGACGGTTCGCTTCTGGCGCAGGGACTGTTCATCCACGAGATGACGCATGTCTGGCAGTCGCAGCAGCGCGGCAAATACTGGCTGGTGCTGATGCGTCACCCGTTCTGCCGCTATGACTACGCGGTTCGACCGGGCCAGCCGCTGCACCGCTATGGTATCGAGCAGCAGGCCGAAATCGTTCGCCACGTGTTCCTGCTGCGCCGGGGATTCGCGTTGCGCGGTGCCCCGCCCCTTCTGCAGCTTGAGAGCATTCTGCCTTTCCGGCCTGCCAAGCCCTGACTTCGCGCGGCGGTGCAACATTTGATACAGCCGTAAACTTTGATCGACAGGTAACATCCCTTGTAATAGAAGGGTTTTGTAACGGCCCCCAGCCAAAGCCGGGCCTTTCTGGCTGCGCGAGGGAGGCCGGGTGCGTATCAGCAGGACAGATTTCGTCGGCGCGTTCGAGACGCCGCTGCAGCGCGTGCTGGCGGGCATCGCGTTCGGCCTCGCCTGTTCGCTGGTGATGATCCTGCTGCGCGGGATCGTGAACCTGTGGGCGCCCACGTCCGGCCCCTTCGCGCTGGTCTATCCCACGATCCTCATCGCGACGCTCTATGGCCGCTGGCAGGCGGGGCTGGTCAGCTATGTCATCGGCTTCCTGTGGGCCTGGTGGCTTGTCCTTCCCGAAGCGCATTCGTTCCGGTTCGAGGTTGCGACCGATCCGTCGCGGGTGGCGATCAATGCGTGGAGCGCGATGATCGTGGTCATCCTTGCCGAGGCCTGGCGCCGCGCAGTGCGCGAGGCTGCCGTGGCCCGTGACCTCGAGATCAAGCGGCGCGACATGCTGATGGCCGAACTTGAGCATCGCACGAAGAACAATTTCGCATTGGTCGCCAGCCTGCTCTCGCTGCAGAGGCGCCGCCTCGACAATCCCGCCGCCTCGGCCGCGCTGGACGAAGCGATCGGGCGCGTCAGCACCTTCGCGAGCGCATACGAGAACCTGGCCGCCGCGCATGGCGAAGGCGTCCAGGTCAGCATGAAGGATTATCTGAGCGAAGTGGTCCGCCGGATCGCAAGCGGCGTGTTCGACGATACGGTGCGGGTCGAGGCCCGGATCGACGATTGCTCGATGCCGCGGCAGACCGCAGTGGCGATCGGGCTGTTCACCAACGAAGCGCTGACCAACGCCGCGAAATATGCGTTTCCCGACGGGACTACCGGCCAGATCGATCTGTCATTCGTATGCGAAGGCGAAGCGTGGAAGCTGACCATTTCGGACAATGGCATCGGGGACGCGGGCCCGCGCATGGGCCGGTCGAACAATGCCCGCCCGGGACTGGGCACCGGCCTGATGAAAGCCTTCGCCCAGCAGGCGGAAGCCGATCATGACATCGTCATCGAAAATACGGGCCGCACGGTGACCCTGACCCGCTCAGCGCATTGAGCGGGCCGGGCCAGCCCTGCGGCCCTGAACGCGATCAATCGCGGCAGTCGTTATCCAGATAGCCTGCTTCGTTATATCCGTCGCAGCTGTCGTTCTTGTCGGTGAAATAGCCGATCGCGCCGCCCGCGGCAGCGCCCACGGCAGCAGCCGTACCGACATCGGCACCGGTCACGGCCCCGACACCGGCACCCGCGGCAGCACCCAGGCCGGCACCTTCCACGGCGTAGTTATCGGCACAGGCGGCAGTGGCCAAGGCAGCACCGGCAATCAGCGGCAGGGACAATTTCTTGATGTTCATGGCAATTCTCCGCATCGAGTGATTGCCGACTCAATGCGGAGAGTAGCCAAGACGTTCCCGCGCCTCGCCCCGTCCGCGACCAGATGTGATGCTGGGCAGACGACGCGAGCGGCAATCGCGCAGGCGTCAGTCGGGCTTTTTCGCCACGCCCACCATCGCGGGCCGTAGCAGGCGGTCCTTGATCATGTAACCCGCCTGCATCTCCTGCACCACGGTGCCGGGTTCGACCTCGTTGGTCGGAATCTCGATCATCGCCTGGTGCTGGTTGGGGTCGAGCGGCAGGCCCTTGGCGGCAATCCGGCTGATGCCGTGCGATGCGAACACCTTGTCGATCTCGCGCCCGGTCGCCTCGATCCCGGCGATCAGGCCCTTCCACTTTTCGTCATCGCGCAGATCGGCAGGAATGGCGTCGAGCGCGCGCGAAAGATTGTCGGACACCGACAGGATGTCGCGGGCAAAGCCGGTCGCGGCATAGGCGCGCGCATCGGCGATCTCCTTCTCCATCCGGCGGCGCAGGTTCTGCGTGTCGGCACGGGCATACAGCACCTGCTGCTTCGCCTCGTCCAACTCGGCACCCAGCTTGACCAGCGCGTCATCCACGCTTTCCTCGTCGGCCTCGCCTTGCTGGTCGTCGCGGTCAATCATGTCTTCGGGAACGCCCTTCAGTTCGTTCTCGGCTGCTTCGTCGCGCGTTCTGTCGTCGCTCATGGCGCTGTATCTGTCCTGACTGTCTCGAAAAAGGTCTCTCGCCAAACCGGCCGCCACGGGAAACGATCCCTTCAGCGTCCCGAATGGCCCGCACGCGCGTCCAGGCTGAGGCCAAGGCTGCGCGCGGTGAAATCCACCATGGGGACGAGCCGCGCGTAATTCAACCGCGTCGGCCCGATCACCCCGACCACGCCGATCACTTTCCCCTCGCGGTCGCGATAGGGCGATGCGATCACCGACGACCCGGAAAGCGAGAAAAGCTTGTTTTCGGACCCGATGAAGATGCGCGCCCCGTCGGCGTCGCGCGCATTGTCCAGAAGCGCGGCGACCTGTTCCGACCGTTCGATGTCGTCGATCAGCATGCGCACGCGTTCAAGATCGCCCATCGCGACTTCGTCCAGCAGGTTCGCCTGCCCCCGCACGATCAGCACCGGGCGGCGCGCCGCATCCTCGCTCCACACGGCCAGTCCGCGTTCGACCAGGTCGCGCGCGGCGGCGTCCAGCTCGGCCCGCTCGCTGGCGATCTCGCGGTGCATGGCGCGCGCGGCTTCCGCCAGGGTGCGCCCCTGCAGGCGCGCGGTGATGTAGTTGGCGGCTTGCTCAAGCGCGGCCGGATCGGTGCCGCTAGCCAGCGGAACGACGCGGTTCTCGACATCGCCGTCCTCTCCCACCAGCACCGCCAGCGCCCGGTCATCGCCCAGCGGTACGATGCTCATCTGCTGCAGGCGCGGTTCGCGCGCGGGCACCATCACCACGCCCGCACAGGCCGACAGGCTGGACAAGAGCGCGGACGTGCGTGCCAGCGCCGTCTCGACCGGGCCGGAGCCGGACAATTCCCGTTCGATCACCGCGCGTTCGGCGGCGCTGGGTTCGGCCACCTGCATCATGCCGTCGACGAACAGCCGCAAGCCCGTCTCGGTCGGCAGGCGCCCCGCGCTGGTATGCGGCGCGGCCAGCAGCCCCAGCCGCTCCAGATCCGCCATCACCGACCGGATCGATGCGGGCGACAGGTCCAGCCCGCCCGCCAGCGTCTTCGACCCCACCGGCTGCCCGTCGCCCAGATAGCCCTCCACGACGAGACGGAATATCTCGCGCGCACGGTCCGACAGTTCGAGAAGCGGTGGGCTGGGCATGGGGATGATCTAGGTCGTGCGGCCCCTGCGCTCAACCGGAATCGATGATCGGGGCACGGGCACCCATTCCCGTCTTGCACCGCGCGGGCAAAACTTTCACAGGGGCGGCCGGAATTGAACACGAACTGCAAAGGTATTCCCATGCGCCCATCCGGCCGCGCCGCCGACCAAATGCGGACCATCTCGATCGAGACCGGCTTCACCAGGCATGCCGAGGGCTCGGTCCTCGTCAGCTTTGGCGACACCAAGGTGCTGTGCACCGCCAGCGTCGAGGAGCGGGTGCCGCCGTTCATGCGCGGCAAGGGCGAAGGCTGGGTAACGGGCGAATATTCGATGCTGCCCCGCGCCACCCACACGCGCGGCAGCCGCGAGGCGGCCAAGGGCAAGCAGTCGGGCCGCACGCAGGAAATCCAGCGCCTGATCGGGCGTTCGCTGCGCTCGGTGACCGACCTCAGGAAACTGGGCGAGCGGCAGATCACGCTGGACTGCGACGTGCTCCAGGCCGACGGCGGCACGCGCACCGCCGCGATCAGCGGCGCATGGGTCGCGCTGCGCCTTGCGGTCCAGGGGCTGATGAAATCGGGCGCGATCAAGGACGATCCGCTGACCCGCAAGATCGCTGCGGTGTCCTGCGGCATCTGCAACGGCACCCCGGTCCTCGACCTCGACTATGCCGAGGATTCGAGCGCCGATGCCGATGCCAATTTCGTGCTGATCGAGGGCGGCCACATCGCCGAGGTCCAGGCCACCGCCGAAGGCTCGACCTATGACGAGGAGCAGCTCCTGCGCCTCCTGCGCCTCGCCCGCACCGGCTGCGACGAGATCTTCCGCGCGCAGGCCGCGGCGGTCGCCGGCGCATGACGGACGCTCCCCGCCTCGGTTCCGGTTCGCTGGTCATCGCCACGCATAACGCGGGCAAGCTGAAGGAAATTTCGGCCCTGCTGGCGCCCTATGGCATGAACTGCATCTCGGCAGGCTCACTGGGCCTGCCGGAACCGGCCGAGACGGGAAATACTTTCGCCGAAAACGCGCTGATCAAGGCGCGCGCGGCGGCGGAAGCGTCGCAGATCGCGGCGCTTGCGGACGATAGCGGCCTTTCGGTCGACGCGCTGGGCGGCAGGCCGGGCGTCTACACCGCCGACTGGGCGCAGCGGCAATGGTTCGAAGGCGATCCGGGCCGCGACTGGTACATGGCCATGGGCAAGGTCGAAGGGCTGCTGGCCGAGCAAGGCCCTGATGTCGACCGCAGCGCCCATTTCTCATGCACGCTGGCGATCGCCTGGCCCGACGGGCGGCACGCCGTGTACGAGGGTCGCGTCGAAGGGTCGCTGACATGGCCGCCGCGCGGTGCGTTGGGCTTCGGCTATGACCCGGTGTTCGTACCCGCGGGACGCGAGCAGACCTTTGCCGAGATCGACCCGGACGAAAAGCACGCGATCAGCCACCGCGCCGATGCGTTCGCAAAGCTGGTTGCCGAGCAGTTCGGCGCCTGATCGGTTCGCTCCCCGCAGGCCGGCGAACTTGCCGCCAAGACCCCGGCGTTAAGAGAATCTCAATAACCGCACCCGCACAATTCCCCCAGAAATCTCGAGTTCAGGAGATTTGCGTGGGTCGTCTCAAAATCACCCCGATCATCGACCAGCAGGCCATCAAGGCGCGCTGCCGCTATCGCATGGGAACGGGAGTCTCATTCCCCGCCAACCTGGTCGAGCTGACACAGGAAGGCGCCCGGATCGAGGGGATTTCCCGCCAGCTGGGTCCACGGGACAAGCTGACCATCTCGTTCGGCGGCCTGTCCGCGATCGACGCCGAGGTGCAATGGATCGAGCGTGGTCAGGCGGCGCATCTGCGCTTCATCAACCCGCTCTATCCCGCGGTGCACACCTTTGTGCTGGCCCGCCTGCGCGGCGCGCATTTCGAAGTGCGCCGCCCCAAGCCCAAGCCCGTCTTCCGCGCCTGCTGCTGACCGCCGCTCTGGCGCGGCAGGGCCGCAT
It includes:
- a CDS encoding vgr related protein, producing the protein MAGERAHACPVGGSRGLTDGEKALVASVFGSAIDPAPVTIRRGKWFPLQPRNTVMAPCGHIHFPADHGLYCDDFADGSLLAQGLFIHEMTHVWQSQQRGKYWLVLMRHPFCRYDYAVRPGQPLHRYGIEQQAEIVRHVFLLRRGFALRGAPPLLQLESILPFRPAKP
- a CDS encoding sensor histidine kinase yields the protein MRISRTDFVGAFETPLQRVLAGIAFGLACSLVMILLRGIVNLWAPTSGPFALVYPTILIATLYGRWQAGLVSYVIGFLWAWWLVLPEAHSFRFEVATDPSRVAINAWSAMIVVILAEAWRRAVREAAVARDLEIKRRDMLMAELEHRTKNNFALVASLLSLQRRRLDNPAASAALDEAIGRVSTFASAYENLAAAHGEGVQVSMKDYLSEVVRRIASGVFDDTVRVEARIDDCSMPRQTAVAIGLFTNEALTNAAKYAFPDGTTGQIDLSFVCEGEAWKLTISDNGIGDAGPRMGRSNNARPGLGTGLMKAFAQQAEADHDIVIENTGRTVTLTRSAH
- a CDS encoding glycine zipper domain-containing protein; its protein translation is MNIKKLSLPLIAGAALATAACADNYAVEGAGLGAAAGAGVGAVTGADVGTAAAVGAAAGGAIGYFTDKNDSCDGYNEAGYLDNDCRD
- the grpE gene encoding nucleotide exchange factor GrpE, yielding MSDDRTRDEAAENELKGVPEDMIDRDDQQGEADEESVDDALVKLGAELDEAKQQVLYARADTQNLRRRMEKEIADARAYAATGFARDILSVSDNLSRALDAIPADLRDDEKWKGLIAGIEATGREIDKVFASHGISRIAAKGLPLDPNQHQAMIEIPTNEVEPGTVVQEMQAGYMIKDRLLRPAMVGVAKKPD
- the hrcA gene encoding heat-inducible transcriptional repressor HrcA; translation: MPSPPLLELSDRAREIFRLVVEGYLGDGQPVGSKTLAGGLDLSPASIRSVMADLERLGLLAAPHTSAGRLPTETGLRLFVDGMMQVAEPSAAERAVIERELSGSGPVETALARTSALLSSLSACAGVVMVPAREPRLQQMSIVPLGDDRALAVLVGEDGDVENRVVPLASGTDPAALEQAANYITARLQGRTLAEAARAMHREIASERAELDAAARDLVERGLAVWSEDAARRPVLIVRGQANLLDEVAMGDLERVRMLIDDIERSEQVAALLDNARDADGARIFIGSENKLFSLSGSSVIASPYRDREGKVIGVVGVIGPTRLNYARLVPMVDFTARSLGLSLDARAGHSGR
- the rph gene encoding ribonuclease PH, which gives rise to MRPSGRAADQMRTISIETGFTRHAEGSVLVSFGDTKVLCTASVEERVPPFMRGKGEGWVTGEYSMLPRATHTRGSREAAKGKQSGRTQEIQRLIGRSLRSVTDLRKLGERQITLDCDVLQADGGTRTAAISGAWVALRLAVQGLMKSGAIKDDPLTRKIAAVSCGICNGTPVLDLDYAEDSSADADANFVLIEGGHIAEVQATAEGSTYDEEQLLRLLRLARTGCDEIFRAQAAAVAGA
- the rdgB gene encoding RdgB/HAM1 family non-canonical purine NTP pyrophosphatase, with protein sequence MTDAPRLGSGSLVIATHNAGKLKEISALLAPYGMNCISAGSLGLPEPAETGNTFAENALIKARAAAEASQIAALADDSGLSVDALGGRPGVYTADWAQRQWFEGDPGRDWYMAMGKVEGLLAEQGPDVDRSAHFSCTLAIAWPDGRHAVYEGRVEGSLTWPPRGALGFGYDPVFVPAGREQTFAEIDPDEKHAISHRADAFAKLVAEQFGA